In a single window of the Solea senegalensis isolate Sse05_10M linkage group LG1, IFAPA_SoseM_1, whole genome shotgun sequence genome:
- the c8g gene encoding complement component C8 gamma chain — MAGLRRVLLVTMVLWCVCLWGVSDAVGGAKSRPRPQRRPRKKPKVEPIDVTPPAQNIDIQRMMGRWYLLNTASKCSYLMNHGTKVEPTVMHLSRPSASDPTLSVSTKTRHNHQCWEILQVYDLTPTPGRLTLKGARPELNTEIVVGETDYSSYAVMYYQKLGKITMKLYGRSVDDLSEPVLTKFEQLAAKQSLGLAYLFPFPTYSHCGDVDQDHVINCVPTC; from the exons ATGGCTGGACTGAGGCGAGTCTTGCTGGTAACGATGGTGTTGTGGTGCGTTTGTCTGTGGGGGGTCAGTGATGCTGTGGGGGGAGCTAAGAGTCGACCGCGACCCCAAAGACGACCTCGCAAGAAGCCAAAAGTCGAGCCCATTGATGTGACTCCACCAGCACAGAATATAGACATACAGCGG atgaTGGGGAGGTGGTACCTGCTGAACACGGCCTCGAAATGCTCGTACCTGATGAATCATGGAACCAAAGTGGAGCCTACGGTCATGCACCTTTCACGCCCCTCTGCCTCCGACCCAACTTTGTCTGTTAGCACAAAGACACGACA taACCACCAGTGTTGGGAGATATTGCAGGTCTACGATCTCACCCCGACCCCGGGTCGACTAACACTCAAGG GAGCACGCCCAGAACTCAACACTGAGATAGTGGTTGGGGAGACGGACTACAGCTCATATGCGGTCATGTATTACCAGAAACTGGGCAAAATAACCATGAAACTCTACG GCAGGTCTGTAGATGATCTGTCAGAGCCAGTGTTGACCAAATTTGAGCAACTTGCTGCAAAACAGAGTTTGGGACTTGCGTACCTCTTCCCTTTCCCCACCTACA GTCACTGTGGTGATGTGGACCAGGATCATGTCatca ACTGTGTCCCCACATGTTGA
- the LOC122765619 gene encoding lipocalin-like — protein sequence MESSLLRMLGAIMCALAATANVVPVQDFELEKMAGKWYIVAMASDAHWFVNNKAEMKMGTVVLAPTTEGNLDITFANRKADGSCWRQSHLANKTDSPRHFVFHSSVWNNDNDMHFVKVQYDDFALVSTNKTRDGASVTLNALYKRNQEVSEELQQEFKEFSLEKETQADNIVMLPKYDECSEA from the exons ATGGAGAGCTCACTGCTGAGGATGCTGGGTGCCATTATGTGTGCACTGGCCGCCACTGCCAACGTTGTACCAGTTCAAGACTTTGAACTGGAGAAG ATGGCAGGCAAGTGGTACATTGTCGCCATGGCGTCCGATGCTCATTGGTTTGTGAACAACAAGGCAGAGATGAAGATGGGCACTGTTGTGTTGGCGCCGACCACTGAAGGAAACTTGGATATCACTTTCGCCAACCGGAA gGCTGATGGGAGCTGCTGGAGACAGAGTCACCTTGCCAATAAAACTGACAGTCCGAGACACTTCGTCTTTCACAGCTCAG TTTGGAACAACGACAACGACATGCACTTCGTAAAAGTGCAGTACGACGACTTTGCCCTCGTCTCCACCAATAAGACACGAGATGGAGCTTCTGTAACCCTCAATGCGCTTTACA AGCGTAATCAAGAGGTGAGTgaagagctgcagcaggagtTCAAAGAGTTCTCCCTGGAGAAAGAAACGCAAGCTGACAACATTGTCATGCTGCCTAAATACG ATGAATGTTCCGAAGCCTGA